Proteins from one Rhizoctonia solani chromosome 5, complete sequence genomic window:
- a CDS encoding NADH:flavin oxidoreductase/NADH oxidase: MSPVPSAETVSPTFSVNEAGSVTIIKNSPAPGVEDFYPINNPRIGTPYSKDTYPQNKTIPKVFQPLQIRNTTFKNRIWASPMCQYSATDGHMTDWHLVHLGGFASRGVGSVILEATAIVPEGRISPECPGIWSDSQIAPMKRIVDFIHGQGTVVGIQLSHAGRKASTLAPWISAAQKATGNKTMVATEEQNGWPTQVVGPSEIPFGDNYPRPKAMTLEDIDALEKDYIDAVERCKLIGFDFIEMHGAHGYLLHSFCSPHSNNRTDIYGGSLENRLRLPLRIVRSVRKAWGDERPLFYRVSATDWAEVPEQDTNGEWKSWGIKQTIEFARRLHVEGVDLVDTSSGGNWSDQKIPVGPMYQVPFAESIKQAIPELIVGSVGLITTPQQAEEILCEGKADVVMLGRELLRHVDFPIYAAQELGVVVKPANQYERAWTRMMKPKD, encoded by the exons ATGTCTCCTGTACCGTCTGCCGAGACTGTCTCCCCTACCTTTTCCGTGAATGAGGCTGGTTCAGTCACTATAATCAAGAATAGTCCTGCACCTGGCGTGGAAGATTTTTATCCTATAAACAATCCTCGTATTGGAACCCCTTACTCAAAG GATACATATCCTCAAAACAAGACTATTCCGAAGGTATTTCAACCTCTTCAAATTAGAAATACAACATTCAAGAATAGAATCTGGGCC TCCCCAATGTGCCAGTACTCAGCCACCGACGGACATATGACTGATTGGCACCTGGTTCACCTTGGT GGATTTGCCTCTCGCGGTGTTGGCTCAGTCATACTCGAAGCCACGGCGATAGTGCCAGAGGGCCGCATATCACCCGAATGCCCCGGAATTTGGAGCGATTCACAAATAGCACCCATGAAGCGCATTGTTGACTTTATCCATGGTCAAGGCACGGTCGTTGGAATCCAGCTCTCTCATGCTGGGCGAAAAGCAAGCACACTCGCGCCTTGGATCTCGGCAGCACAGAAGGCGACAGGAAATAAGACGATGGTCGCGACCGAGGAACAAAATGGGTGGCCTACACAAG TGGTTGGACCAAGTGAGATTCCATTTGGAGATAATTATCCCCGACCAAAAGCGATGACATTAGAGGATATCGATGCTTTAGAAAAGGATTATATCGATGCTGTCGAGCGATGCAAGTTAATAGGCT TTGACTTTATCGAAATGCATGGTGCACATGGATACCTACTCCATTCATTTTGCTCGCCCCACTCTAACAATAGGACTGATATATATGGAGGATCCTTGGAGAACCGTTTACGTCTTCCACTACGGATTGTCCGATCAGTACGCAAGGCATGGGGAGACGAAAGGCCTCTCTTCTATCGTGTTTCTGCCACTGATTGGGCGGAAGTTCCGGAACAAGACACGAATGGTGAATGGAAATCGTGGGGAATCAAGCAAACTATAGAGTTTGCCAGGAGACTCCATGTCGAGGGTGTCGATCTTGTAGACACGAGTTCTGGGGGAAATTGGTCCGACCAGAAGATACCTGTTGGACCGATGTATCAA GTTCCTTTTGCGGAAAGCATCAAACAAGCAATCCCAGAACTAATCGTGGGAAGCGTTGGGTTAATCACGACCCCACAACAAGCAGAAGAAATCCTTTGC GAGGGCAAAGCTGATGTAGTGATGTTAGGACGAGAACTACTCAGGCATGTGGATTTTCCGATTTATGCAGCTCAAGAGTTAGGGGTTGTCGTAAAACCTGCGAACCAGTACGAGCGTGCGTGGACCCGAATGATGAAACCCAAGGATTAG